The sequence ACGATAAGTCAGTCATCGGCTCAAATTAAAGGAAAAAGCTGACTAAAAGTGGGCTTGCCGCTCAGGCGTCGGCATACTTCTGTTGCAGGGGATGTTTCCTTTATTCAGCTGTTTGCCAATAGCCGAGCGCTTTCGCTTTTGTTCTACTATAGGAAAGAATAAAATTTTAGGCTTTATCGTATAAGAAAAACTACAGCTTTCACTAAAGACTTAGCAATAAGCTAAGTTTTTCTAATTGGAATACAGCTGAATATTTGGTAGAATAAAGTTCATGTAAGCAGTAGGAGGAAGTACTGATGCCAAAAGGACAAGGAAAGGTTATTGCACAAAATAGAAAAGCTTCTCATGATTACTTTATCGAGGATACGTATGAGGCAGGGATTGTCTTACAAGGAACGGAAATTAAATCAATCCGTGCGGGGAAAGTCAGTATTAAAGATGCACATGCCCGAATTGATCGTGGTGAAGTCAAGTTAATTAATTTGCATATTGCCGAGTATGAACAAGGGAACAGGTTTAATCACGATCCTACACGGACGCGCAAATTATTACTTCATCGAAAAGAAATTGATAAATTAATTGGATTAACTCAGCAAAAAGGCTATTCTTTAATCCCTTTAAAAATCTATATTAAAAACGGCTATGCAAAAGTGCTTTTGGGCTTAGGAAAAGGGAAAAAGAAATATGATAAGCGTGAAGATTTAAAACGGAAACAAATGAAACGGGATGTCGATCGGGCGATTAAAGAACATATGCGTTAACAAATACGAAGTCGCCCAGAACATTGATGGACTTGACTATTTTACTGGAAATGTTACAATAAAAACTGAACAGTAATTAAATAGATGCTCAATCTTCCGAGCGTTACTCTTTTACGGGGACGTTACGGATTCGACAGGGATAGATTGAGCTCAGGTTGCACGTCGAGGTTACGACTCGTAAAACGTTATGCCTAAATATAACTGGCAAAACAAACAATAACACTGCTTTAGCAGCTGCGTAAGCATTGCTAAGCGATCCTTCCTGCTATCGCCCGTGTAGCAGATTGAAGGGTCTCAAACGTAAGCGGGCTATACCGTCATTCACCGCCTGAGGATGATGGCAGAATTGAATCAGGCTAGCTGCTTGAAAGCCTGTCGGTAGGCTGCAGAGTAAGCGAAAACGAATATACCGGCTAAGCGTGTAGAAGCCTGAGTGGCAATATCTCTGGACGTGGGTTCGACTCCCACCGTCTCCACCAAATACATACAATCATTGGTGTGACAAGGATTTAAAATTACTGGTAACACTTTCACTTAAATTGATATACTTTAGCGGGTTTGAAGTCGTCTTCCATTTTCGAAACGGCTTCTTTTTCAGTTGACGGGTAAAGATGGCTATAGGTGTTTAATGTCGTTGAAACATTTCCATGACCAAGTCTTTGAGCAATTACAGACACTATTGTATTTTGGTTTATTAAATAACTAGCATGCGAGTGCCTAAAGTCATGCAAATGTATTTTTTAACTCCGGACGCTTTTATATATTCCTCATATTTGCGGTCAAGTGTAGTAGTTGAAATATGTTTATGGAATTCCCCGAACACTACATAAGACATTTTTGAATTAGAGACTTGATAATAATGTCATAACGTGGTTTGGCATTATAATCTTACGTATTGATGATTGTTTTTTAGGTTTTGTTATAACTCGATTGTAAGATGTTTTGTCTATATTACACGTGTTATTTTAAAGTCAATATCTCCTACGTTAATGCTAACAGCTCACCTTTCCGCATACCACTATAGTATAAAGTCATAAATAGAGCATAATACATTCTCGTCATCTACAACGCTAATAAACTTTTTAAATTCTTCTAACGTTCAATAATTAACGTGTTTATCTTCTT is a genomic window of Virgibacillus proomii containing:
- the smpB gene encoding SsrA-binding protein SmpB; this translates as MPKGQGKVIAQNRKASHDYFIEDTYEAGIVLQGTEIKSIRAGKVSIKDAHARIDRGEVKLINLHIAEYEQGNRFNHDPTRTRKLLLHRKEIDKLIGLTQQKGYSLIPLKIYIKNGYAKVLLGLGKGKKKYDKREDLKRKQMKRDVDRAIKEHMR